The genomic window GCCCAGCGGGAGAATGAAAAGTCTCTTGCAAAGCTCTTGTTCACTCCACATAAGAAAATGCCACTCCTAAGGTTGTCAGGTTTCCCTAAACTCACAGTTTCTATGGATATAGCAGACCCTATAGTCTGCCTGGGGTGGGATGGGAGTGGAACGACCCCTCAACGGGCCTCTCACACCCCAGTGAATTCCATatatttctcaaagaaaaaaaaaacacatctgcTTCAAGCCATTCCCAACGGGAGGGAGCCCAGTGGAAACACAGTGGTAATCCCGCCACCACGTGGCAATCCCGCCACCATGTGGCAATCCCACCACACTGCACTAGCCTTTACCCAATATTCTTTTTAGTCACAGGCAACTTGGATGGCCATTGAGGAACATTAAGAGACTTGAGTTTCTGCAACTTCTGACCCACCACCTCCACCTGGTGTGGTGTGTCCCTTTGGGGCCCCCCACACTGAGGGTACTTTGGGACCTTCCTTCAGGACACATGGCGCAGTAGAAGTTTAGCACAGCCTCTGGCCCATTAACTCATCTGCAAAACGAggcagatgggggaggggacatGACTTAATGGCCTCTAAGTTCTTTTCCGGCCCCACATCTAGGATTATGTGATACTTCACCCCATTTTCTACAAACCTTCTCGTGTGAAGCATACCCTCCTCCATTCCTCTTCTGACCCCCCAGCTCCTAATGAATGCCCTGATGACTGTGGTTCTGGGTTCTCTTCCCAGACCCTCTCCTTCCTTGCAAAGACCTTCTGGTGGCACAAATGACTTACCTAGCTGGAGTGAAGACACTGAAGCTGGAGTCACAAGAAGCATCTAAGCAGCCTGGAAACAGGGACAGGAACAGACCCATTAGCTTGAAGACAAATGATCCCTCAGCAATAAGGGACATGGTCCAAAGACATACTGAGCTCATGAGTGTCTTTACAGAAAGGTGGAAGCAGACAGTCGGCTGTGATTCCAGTGGTTCCTTACTTATTTCTCTGAGATACCAGGGCAGTGTTTCAAGCCTGGGGTCACAGTATTCTCTCCAGGCTGGGGTCAGGCCAAGCACTGAGTAGTCTTGGAGACTTCAAAGGGGGCCTGTGGTCTCTGAAGGACAGATTCCCTACAAAGTTTATGCCCCTCAATTCCTCCTCTGTCTGCCAGCTAGCTCAAATCTGTTTACTAACATTTAGCTAATCAGTTCATTCCTTCTTACAAGAATGAAATGAACCATCATCCACAACTGATTTTCAACACTCAAAGTGTTAGAAATCCTAACATCTTTTCCCCTTTGTCACATGGTTAAGATTTTTTAGGTCATGAGGAACTGGAGAGCCCTCTTTAGGACTCTCGCTGAAATTCAGGAAGATAATACTTTACAAAGCAGAAAGCGGGGAAGAAGTAGGTGCTAGTGGTGCTTGACCTGTCTGAAGAAAGACAGGTGACGTTTTGGGCTACTCTCTGAcataaatggaaactaatgatagTGAACTTTAATTAAGAGAATGCCCATATTTGGGGGCTGTATGAGAATTCAAATGTACCAAATATTTCCTCAGATGTATTGGATAggatgtgctttttttttttttagtagaaaatGTTATTATAAGAGTGTGTGTTGTCACAGGACTTATCCCTAACTTCCATTAGGCCTGAGTTCCCTGAAagtataaaggagaaaaaaataaatccttgtcTCTGTGCATGAGCACACTCAGAATGGCCTTCAATGCCCAGGCCTCCTGCATGGCAGCACGATCCTAGGTTTGAGTTCTTTACATAAGCAGGAAGGATTGGAGCAGTCAGGATGGGTCTTCCTCTACTTTGGCAGAGCAACTTGGTCTCTCTCAGTCTTATGAGGCTACAGTTTGGGAACTCAACTTTCAAAAGGAAAGTTGAGTCAACAAAGAGAAACTCCAGCCAGATTTCTCACTCGGTGGCAAGGCTTCTTCACTGGAATGACTATTTTATTCAATAACTCAAGTACCACAAAGAAACTGGATCTAAGactactctatttttttttcaggtcaaCATCCTTCTCTCAGCCTCGGTTCATTAATTCAACTAGCCCTCAGAGCCTACTATACATGTGTGATATCTCCCAAGCAGCTTTGGTAAGTGAAAGCTTCAAAGCAGTTGCTGTACTGCGCTGAGAGCTCACAGATGAGCCACACCCAGGAATAACTATGAACTGAGCTCCTAGCTGCCATAACATCATTTATAGGGCATTAAAACAAGAACTCAAACTGTTTGGCTTGTGTGGTTAGGGTAATGCTTTGGTTGGAATGCAGCTGCTTGAAGAATGTGgaggaatttcttttaaaagataaattagcTGCATTGGCCGGGAATCGAACCCGGGCCTCCCGCGTGGCAGGCGAGAATTCTACCACTGAACCACCAATGCTCCAGCTGTGAAGAAGCCTGCTCCCAGCTGCCATGTCTCACTCCTCTCATGCAGGCTTACTCCTCTCATTCAGAGAAATTTCTTCCCTCTGAGTTTGACCCAGCCACATAAATAGAATAAGGTGGCAAAGGGCTCCCCTTGGGAGAAGGGGAGCTAACTAACTCTCAGGCTATGGGGTAGCCATACAAAGCCACTATATGGCTGAAGCTGTACAAGAAAAATGTAAGATCCCCACGATCCTcccccagtaaaaaaaaaaatactccccTCAGGTCACCAACAGAAAATATCTATAGAATGCCACATTAATGACAggttgagagagagacagagacagagagacagagacagagacagagagagagacacacaaagaaagaaaaatgaaaccagaTTTTTAACAATTCTTTCAAAAGTTTGCTGTTGCATTGGCCGGGAATCGAACCCGGGCCTCCCGCGTGGCAGGCGAGAATTCTACCACTGAACCACCAATGCTCCAGCTGTGCTCAGATCTGCCTCCAGCTGTTTTGTTCGGCTCAACTCCCAGTGGCCGACAGCGTCACTGTAACATGACACTTAGAGGCCTCCTGTGCTCCGTTCTATTCAGTGCCACATATCAGGCCCGTCTGAGACTACATGCAACTCTGATTTTCTgattatgttaaaaataaagaatctgAGAACAGCTATAAACTCATTCTAAACTGTGGAATCCCTGCAGGTCCCCTGGGTAGTCTGCTCAGCTTTGAGGATGCTAGGAAGCTACAAAGGAATTCATTCTCTGGTTCCTGGTTTTAAAAAGAGTCCCAAAGACTTCCAGGGCCCCAGAGTTAACAGATAACCCTTCACCATAAATAACAATACTAATCCAACATTATGAAACTGTTAAGCTCTTCACACCTTCTAGTGGTCTAGGCAAATTGGCACAAAAATCAATTTGATGGCACATGTATAAATGACAAAAGACAGCTAAGTTTACAAGGAGAGTCCCAGGCCAGGCAGGGATGGCCAAGGTGACTGAGAATGGCTCAGGAGTAGGCCTACAGCTCTTGTAAGCTGCCTTCCCTGACCAGGCCTATAGAAGCCGTGGGCATTCCCAGATATGGGGGGCCACTCTGGCACAGACACTTCTCCTGCTCTCCTGCAAGAGCCACCTCTCAGGCAAATGCTCAGGGGCTTTAGGGGCTGCCTtctagaaggaagccaggaactAAAGCTGAATGGGGCAGTTATAGGTCACTAGCCTAGAGCTGATCTGGCCCTGGTGGGTATAGCCTACCCCAGGAATCAATAACAATtacttattaggcacctactatgtacctaaGGTGCTGAGCACACAAAGGCAAACAAGAAATAGGCCTTGTCCTCAAAAGAGACAACAGGTTGAAATACATAAATGCAAGATACATGCCAAATAAGCCCAAAGAAATTATGCGGTGGTAGGCACTGGCAAGTGGGAGATGGGGTTGTCAGGAAAAGCTGCAGATACAGAGATGGTAGCCCTtgggctgagccttgaagaaaatcAAGGATCACAAGAGTGAAAATGAGGATGGAGGAAGTGGTGCTCCAGGAACAGGGGGAACAATTCGTGCAAAGACATGGAAGTGGGGACGTATGAGAAGCAGGGAGAAGGCTGATTTGGCAGGACTGTAGGGCTGGTgcatgaaggagagtaatgttCAGATTTCTAAGGACAATGGAGTGTGCATATGGgcccagagagaagagggagccactggagttttctgCTCAAGAGAGTAATGGGTCAGATCTGAGCTTCAGGTCTATTCTATCCTCAGGGaggatgtaatggaaagagaagagactggGGGTAGGGAGACCAAGGAGGAGGCGTTGGCcacagtccaggtgagaggtcaTGAATGGACAGAAGGGCACAGACAGAGACTGCAGTCATTCCAATCACCAAGCCCCGAGGAGCTTAGTTCCCCAGGACACTCACCATTGGCAGTCACCTCCTGCTTGGCTAATGAATCATCTGGGCTGGTCTCTGGATGTCCCAGGGCTCTGGGCCTTGGTTCATCTGGCTCATCGTCCTCAGGTGTGACCAGTTTCATCAGGCTCTGGTTGCACACATTGGCCATCTCCTTGATGCCTGATTGGACTGATGTAAGGGGCAGCACAGCCcatgggaagaagagagaagctgGGCTCTCACTCTACCCTGTGTAACCTCTTCTAAGCCCCAACCTCCTCATCTGTAGTATGAGGGGGCTGAACCCCCTGATCACATGAACTTGGGGTTCTCTTTCATACATGAAGGCTACAACACAGACTAAACAACAGGCTAACACTACCTGACTCATTTTCCCCCTTGGTCAGCTCAGTCCCTGCCTCCTCTGGGTGGCTCTGGCTTCTTCTGCCAATACCCTCTTCCAGCGTCTGCTTACACTAACTGGCTTAGTGCTTAGATCCCCAACAATGGGTGACACTGATATCAATGTCTTGGAACCCAAGGAGAGCACCCAGGAGGTGACCCCAACCACACTTCTGTTTCTACTAAGCAGAGACAGCAAAGACTCTCAAATTCAGTCACTCACTGATCTCAGGCAGAAGGGGTGGTCTGGAGTTAGTGAAAAGTTCTCCAAGAATCCCCCAACTTCTCAGCCCCTCTTGGGATTGGTCTTATCTCTGCCGCCCAAGGGCTAAGGATACTTTTCTTTCGGTCATCGTAGGCCAGGCAGGGCAAAACAGCTGTCAGGATTCCTGAGGAGTAGGGCAACATCACCCGGCCAGCCAGCTGGATGAATTCCCTCATCCAACACATAGCTGTGAGCTGAATCAGATCATCTGAAAGAGAAGGCATCAGGGGCACGTTGAGTCCATGGACAAAGGGTGAGGGGAAAACTAACGCCAGGAGTCAGGGTTCTTCCTGACCTGAATGAGAAGACTCCACCTCATCCTGGAAACCCAGGAGCAGCCTGTGCTGTGCTCTCAGATGACAACAGCAATCCTAGAGCTTTGTGTCCCTGCTGCACATGTCACCAGGAAGGGACAAATGGGCAAGTCTCTAATTCCTCCCCAGCACAGGCTACCAGGCCCATCATAGTCGCCACAACAGTGCTGTCCTACTTCTCAAGACTCCCACCTCCAAGGTGACAGTCTTTCCAGAGCCCCAGAGGTTGTGGAGAAACAGCTACAAAGGACCAAGCCCTGAGAAGGGCCTGGAGCTACAAAGCTGCAACCCTCCAACACTCACCTGAGTCCTGGCAGTGAATCACCAGTGTGTTGGCCATTTCAGCAAACTTGACACTGGAGggattctttttaatttcttttaagaattcTCCGAGAGCTACCTCACACCTaccaagaggagagaaagaagagttatGTGCCAGCCACACCTACTCCTGGCTTTATTTTTCTGTGGCAAGTGCAGCGGTGATGGCAGGATACAAGGAGACCAGGGTGAGATTCTAATTTCATGGCAAACTGTGGGATCTTGGACAATCACTCAACCTTCTCCAGCCTGTCTCCTCAGCTGGAAAATAAGGTGGATGAGCTAGATGACCATTCAAACTCCTTCCAAACTGAATAAGCCAAGGATCTCTTTTAGACCCAGCCAGAATTTCTAGAGAACAGAAGGTCATATCTGTCCTATTTACTCTGTGTAAGAATTGTTCAAGTCAGGAGGAAGCCCTACTGATAACAGGCTGCTCTTCTCCTGCTTCTTCCATATGCATGAGTACAAGGGAATCCACTGGACTATTCACACACTGGACTCACATTTTCCGTATTTCTTTGCTGTTGTCTCCCAGGATGGGAAAGAGCCCGTCGAGGATCTCAGGAAGGTAATCTAACAGGTTAATATCGGGCACAGACTCAAGGACCAGGATCTGagccaaaagaaagcaaaatggaagAGTCACTATctccaaaaaactaaaaaaagttgCCTTCCCAGAGTCACCCTGCCAGTGAGTGTGTGAGGCCACACAACCAGTCACTGGTGGAAGCCAGCATAGAGCAACCACACTTACCCAGGAGATGATGAACTGCCGGGCATACTGATTGTTGGAGTAAATCCTCTCCCGCAGCAAGGGGATGAAGCTCACTAGGTCAAACTTGTTGTTTTCGGTCACGATGTCCTGTAGGCCAAAGCAGAACTTGAATAAGACATCAGCCTACTTCTCCACATTCTTCCCAGAACACTCAGTGACCCAGGCATTCTGTCAGTAGAACACAGAGGACTAGCTAATGCTGAGTTATGATTCTGGGAAAGATGAGTTGCCTAAGCCTAACAgataaagaagagggaaagagaagggaatcaAGTAAGGACAGGAGATTCCAAGGGGTCAATGCAGAAGGAGCGATGGAATCTCAAAGGCAGGAATAAGTACATGACACAAGGAAACAGCAAACCCTTGAAGACCAAGGAAGGATTTGCATTCAATAAAACTAGCATGTTGTTTCCTTAGAAAGAGCTGAGAGGGAAGCGAATGTATGCCACAAGGAAGGCAAAGCAGGACAGGAAGAAAACTATTCAACTTATTGAAGATGAGGGAGTGGGATTTGAAAAACACAGCATGAGTGAATGCCAAAGCCAAAGAGCTTCATGTGGGAAGGAGGGGGCAGCAGTGCATGAATGCGAACAAGACGGTCACCATGATGAATACCTTCAAGAGACGGTCCAGGAGCTCAGAGCCACTTTTGACATTGGGATCTGGATCAGCGGCCAACTAGAAGGCAAGGAAATGTGAGAAGTTTAGCACCTCACAAACCCCCTAGATGCAGAAGGCAATGAAAAATGACTAACGTGGCTTTTGTCCTCACAAGCAAACTCAAGAGTCTCTTATTTTTGGAACACAAGGCTAAAGAACCTGGGGATGGGCAGAAGAAGCTGGGTTAGGCAAAATGAAACCTCAGCAAGGAGCTGAGGCCCAGCTTAACAACCTCGTTCTTCAGGGACTGTGAGTTACTGCTATGTGCAGatacttttccttcctccccagacTTCAAAATTTAATATTATGCTTTTCCCCATCctaccccttccctcccccaaaacaTCTAATCCTGGGAAAGTGGGCCAGAGCTAGGCTCCAATGCCTCCACAGGGCTGTGTGAAGGCTGCAGTAGCTGCAACACAGCAGGCCCCTCGACTTGCCAAGAAAGGCATATAAAGGAGGACTGGAAGGCTAGCCTGTGATTTgtgcagtcattttcagttgtgtccgacttttcatgaccccatttgggggttttcttggcaaacacactagagtggtttgcatttccttctccagctgattttacacatgaggaaaataaggccacAGGgcttcaatgacttgcccagggtcacacagctagtatttgaactcaggttttcctgactccaggcttggcactctatccaccatgtcacctGCTGCCCCTAGCATGTTATTAGGAGAGGTCAAAGGTTTCATACAGAAGGTAGGCCTTCACAAGAGCACAAGTGAGAAGTCCCAGCTccacaggaaagggaaatctttACCTTGCTAAGCCCATCAAAAAGCACATCAAAATGGGGCAGGACAGAGCCCCGGGCCACCTTGACAATATTGTACAGGGCCTCACAGGCGTAGTAGCGCAGCCGGCTATCAGCATCATTGAAGCATGTTAGCACTGGTTCAATCAGCTCCTTCAGGTACAATCCCGAGTCCTGGTGGGTGAAAGAGGGATTGaacaaagaaagaatgaataagcGCCCCAATTCTCACAGATCTACATTTGGCTCCCACTTGTAGCATGAGTTCTCAGGAACAAAACTAAGGAGAGAACTTAAGGATCTGGTTTAGGGTCTGCAAGATAGCACACCTGCCTCCTAGGATTGAGTATGGGGCTGGGCATGGGGATTAAGCCATGCCTGATGGTCCTAATACACAGAGAATATAGCTAGGTCTGCAGAAAAATCCGCACTTTGCATTTCTCAGGGGATATTTGGAAGACTCCCTAGACTTACCTTGCCCAATGCAATGGAGCAGGCTGCTAGCCCAATAAGACCCCCTTTCCGGCTGTGAGGGTGCTGAGAGAGAGCAAATTCCTGGGACAGAATCTGGATCACATGCTTAACTTGTACTGTGTTATTCTGGGCTACAAACTCTCGAACCAGCCtagggacagagaagagagaggggtaGCAGAGGAAAAGTCAACCTGGAAACAGGGCCTCCCATCACAGTCTGAACTGGTCATGCCTATGATTTTCTCCTCactacccccacccccccaccccagattCTGCATGAAGCCACAGAAGCCTCCAAATCCACCCTCACAGGACATTCAAAGCAGTGGATCCAAAGCCAGCCTGCTCTGGTTCAACACAAAATCCAAACAGTCAGGAGCAGGATTGCGATGCTGAAGTTCCACACTTTGGGTTaggaaagcaaaaggagaaagatgaCTAGTTTAGAAAAGGGAATTGGGAGTTAGTAAGTCCaggttctttcccagttttctggcCATTTCCCCATCTTGTATCAGTTTCCTgtaatgtaaaatgaaataatctaggGCTCCATTTTGATCAGCCTTCTCTCTGCATGctctctccattaaaaaaaaaaattcaattttcttttatttttagttctgaattctttctccctgagaaagcaagaaaaccaaAACCTAGTGCAAATATGTATAGTCCTATGTTAGCCATGTCATAAATATGGAGtgtgtatctatccatctactctatctatctatcatctatctatctgcgCTCTACACTGAGTCTGTCACCTTTCCTTCAGGAGGAGGATGGCATCTACATGCTCTCCTGATCTCAGCAACTCCCATGAATTCAACTAGTGGTTCCTATGCAGATGCCCCCCAGATCTGGATCCACACACAGCCTCTGTCTCTACACTGAGCTAGAATGACTACATATGTGGCACCTCTCTCTCCCCTGAACTCCAGCTACACATCACCAATACCCACTTTCAGCTGGATGTGTCGTTGGACTGTTAACTCAACATGTACCCAGCAGAAAGCATCTCTCCCTACTTCTGTTGAGAGAACTGTCAGGTTTGTAATCTTAGAATCCTTCTCAAGAACTCCTCTCCCTTAGCCTCACAGCCAGTCAACCTCCAAGTGCTGTGGCTCTGACCTTCCAACTCCATCTCCCATCAGTTCCCTTCTGTCCACTCACGTGAGCACGTTAAAGCCCCCATCACTTGTTACAGCAGCCTCCTAATTCATCTCCCTGTGAAACTGACATTCCTAAGACACTGTCCTTACCATGCCCTGCCCAGCTCCCTTCACCTTTGGAGAAAAGCACCGACTCCTCTGCACAGCTTTCCCAGTCCTTCCCAGTACGGCTTCCACCACCTTTCCAGGCTTTACATGTCATCCTTCTTcctccattctcttttccagacaaactggcctcAGGGCTATTCTCTCTTTCCTGCTTCCATGTCCTCCAGAGGTCCTTGGTATTCCTTGAGGTTAGTTCCTGGAGGTTTAGCTTGGGTGCCACCTCCTAGGTGAAGCCTGTCTGTATCCCTGCACCTCCTCCACTCCAGTTATTAGTGACAATCCtcagaatatgtgtgtgtatttcccccAATATAattaatgtaagctctttgaaggcagggcctATGCCTTTTGTGTTTTTGTTAACTCCTGTGTGTGGGCATTTAATATATATTcgctgaatgaatgaaatctgAGAGCACCTGCAGTCTTACTTCCTGGAGTGGGAGGACTGAGTTCTTTAAAGTCCAACGGCCCAGAAATGTGCATGTTTAAATTCCCACCTTACTGAACACCGTAGGCAGTTTACTTCTGAGGCAGAGTCTGTGATCAGAATGAGGCAGGCTCTGCTTTGTAATAAATGTTAACAGCAGGGGGTCAAAGTCATCCCCTTAGCCATGCCCACATGAGCATATCCAGTTATCTTTTGGCACCATCTACTCACAGAAGCAAACCTACTTCTCTCCAGCTTATTCACACTACTCAAACCCAATGCTAAGTCAGGTCAACCTGGAGAGAGCCCTAAACCTCAGGGAATAACCTAGCTAGAGGACCTCCCTAATTACAGACTTTGGAGGCCCTTTCCCTTCCCAGGGGTCCAGCATTCACCAGTGCTCTCAAATTCCTGGCAATCTTTACAGACCTCCCCTCAGTGGAGAGGACTTTCAGAAGTCTTATGTTCGAATCTGGTTAATTTCCATAGCAACACAGGAAGATTTTCAATCCAAGCTGAGGATGAGCAGGTTCACCTAATAAACTTGTCTTTCAACTTCTCCTACTCCCCTGACCGGACAGATCAGTCAAATGGGAAACCCTGGAGTCTGCAGCGCAGGAGTTGAGAAGGCACTGCAGATGCTGCTTTGCACAGCATTGGTGGTTCAGTGGTAGAATTCTCGCCTGCCACGCGGGAGGCCCGGGTTCGATTCCCGGCCAATGCAACAGTCTTTTCCCTTTACTCCCTCCTTCTGCTGCTCCTTCAAAACACAAGGGCCTCTTTTGAATCACTGCACTCTTCAAATCTGTGAGTATATAAACACACTCCCTATGGAAGAAATAGTACCCATTCCACAGCTGCACTCACATCTTTAACATCTAAAGGAATGCCTGCCACACTCCTTATCCTGTCACCGGACTGGGAACCAATTCAGAAAGTGAAGAATGTACAGACAGATTTGTCAAATTCATGGTACTGAACATGAGAGGCAGGAAAAATGCCCAagtcttcatgtttttcttttaccccAGGGGGAAGAACACATCTACGTCTGGTCTCTGTCCCAACACATCGGGAAGTTCTAATGTACAAACACACTTGGCCCCCTCAGCCTCAGGCCTGCTCTTTAGCTGCTGATGTGGCAGCTGGACAAGAATGCTGTGTACAGCACACACACAAGGGGGCCTTGAGGCGGCTGCTCTAAAGAGCTGCTAGCACAGCTGCTGACAGCTGGAGCATTGGTGGTTCAGTGGTAGAATTCTCGCCTGCCACGCGGGAGGCCCGGGTTCGATTCCCGGCCAATGcagtagcaattttttttttcttttcttttaaagaaaccCTAACAGGATGAACCTGATGTTTAGTTCTGAACAAAATACTTAGAAAACAAAGTTATTTTCTGGCTTGTCTTCTACCTTGAGTGGTAAATGTCCTTTAACAAAAAAGATCAGTTCCTTGGGAGCTACAGCAACACCAAGTCCTTGACTGGTGGGGATCAGGGGAAAGCGTCCTGTTCACCAGCACCTTGGTGAGCTGTGAGATGTACTCTGGCACTCCAT from Notamacropus eugenii isolate mMacEug1 chromosome 1, mMacEug1.pri_v2, whole genome shotgun sequence includes these protein-coding regions:
- the VAC14 gene encoding protein VAC14 homolog isoform X3 translates to MNAEKDFAPLTPNIVRALNDKLYEKRKVAALEIEKLVREFVAQNNTVQVKHVIQILSQEFALSQHPHSRKGGLIGLAACSIALGKDSGLYLKELIEPVLTCFNDADSRLRYYACEALYNIVKVARGSVLPHFDVLFDGLSKLAADPDPNVKSGSELLDRLLKDIVTENNKFDLVSFIPLLRERIYSNNQYARQFIISWILVLESVPDINLLDYLPEILDGLFPILGDNSKEIRKMCEVALGEFLKEIKKNPSSVKFAEMANTLVIHCQDSDDLIQLTAMCWMREFIQLAGRVMLPYSSGILTAVLPCLAYDDRKKSIKEMANVCNQSLMKLVTPEDDEPDEPRPRALGHPETSPDDSLAKQEVTANGCLDASCDSSFSVFTPASTEGLPVTLNLDEIMQVLNCHLHDPAIGMMTRIAVLKWLYHLYIKTPRKMFRHTDNLFPILLRTLSDESDEVILKDLEVLAEIASSPAGQTEGPGPFDSPNLRVNHSDLQAPTSGRASLLGPPGTRGLECSPSSPTMNSYFYKFMINLLKRFSSERKLLEIRGAFIIRSASAFFLTRQLCLLLNAENIFHSMADILLREEDLKFASTMVHTLNTILLTSTELFQLRNQLKDLKTLESQSLFCCLYRSWCHNPVTTVSLCFLTQNYRHAYDLIQKFGDLEVTVDFLTEVDKLVQLIECPIFTWIV